One Cytophagales bacterium DNA window includes the following coding sequences:
- a CDS encoding zinc-binding alcohol dehydrogenase family protein, with translation MKAAVTTQIGDPSVIQIQEAPDPIAKPGWVRIEIKASGLNRSEMYTRQGHSPNVRFPRIQGIECVGVVKECPSGKFQPGQQVAAIMGEMGREFDGGYAEQTVVPERIVFPFESDLPWATLGAIPEMFQTANGSLVEGLELKSGETLLVRGGTSSVGIMAAQIAKTMDCTVFSTTRSESKKQTLLDIGVDEVILDAPDLSKSVREVKPEGVDKVLELIGTKTLGDSLKCVRPQGIVCMTGILGNEWVWKDFAPFEHIPHYARLTSYGGDAHNLSSEMLQTFLDNVAAGKINIQIDRTFSLSEMAEAHELMESGNAKGKLVLVI, from the coding sequence ATGAAAGCTGCAGTTACTACCCAAATCGGAGATCCTTCCGTCATTCAAATACAAGAAGCGCCTGATCCGATTGCCAAGCCCGGTTGGGTACGCATTGAGATCAAGGCTTCAGGACTGAATAGATCTGAAATGTATACCCGCCAAGGGCATTCGCCGAACGTCAGGTTTCCTCGAATTCAGGGGATTGAGTGTGTAGGAGTGGTGAAGGAATGTCCTTCCGGGAAATTTCAACCGGGTCAGCAAGTGGCTGCTATCATGGGTGAGATGGGTCGTGAATTTGATGGTGGATATGCCGAACAGACAGTCGTTCCCGAACGTATCGTCTTCCCTTTTGAAAGCGACTTGCCCTGGGCCACGCTGGGCGCGATTCCCGAAATGTTTCAAACGGCCAATGGGTCTCTGGTGGAAGGTCTTGAATTGAAATCCGGAGAAACATTATTAGTCAGAGGAGGTACCTCCTCGGTAGGGATCATGGCAGCACAGATTGCCAAAACCATGGATTGCACGGTATTTTCTACGACAAGAAGTGAATCTAAAAAGCAAACATTACTTGATATTGGTGTAGATGAAGTCATCTTAGATGCTCCGGACCTTTCGAAAAGTGTCAGAGAAGTCAAGCCAGAAGGAGTGGATAAGGTGCTGGAACTCATTGGCACAAAAACTTTAGGGGATTCTTTGAAATGCGTCCGTCCGCAAGGAATTGTTTGCATGACAGGTATCCTGGGCAACGAATGGGTTTGGAAAGATTTTGCTCCATTTGAGCACATCCCCCATTACGCTAGACTCACGTCCTATGGCGGTGACGCACATAATTTGTCTTCGGAAATGTTACAAACCTTCCTCGACAATGTCGCTGCAGGTAAGATCAACATTCAGATCGATCGAACATTCAGCTTATCCGAAATGGCAGAAGCGCATGAATTGATGGAAAGTGGTAACGCGAAAGGAAAGCTTGTCCTGGTGATTTAG
- a CDS encoding LytTR family DNA-binding domain-containing protein: MNVLIIEDEIPAAEKIERYLLKYDSNIKILGKLQSVEESVAWLQENDQSLDLIFSDIQLTDGLSFEIFQKHPVNIPVIFATAYDEYALDAFKLNSIDYLLKPVTFMDLSNAINKLKTVKEEFGDTSEKVKKVVQDAETRKYKARFMVKLGEHIHSIQTEDASIFFAEGRTAYLVTNASKKFIVDFKLEDLENLLNPETFFRVNRTFILNIHAIKDVLVYSNSRLKITPKIEFDQEIIVSRERVAAFKDWFGGT; the protein is encoded by the coding sequence ATGAACGTCCTGATCATTGAAGACGAAATACCGGCCGCAGAGAAAATCGAACGCTATCTACTCAAGTACGATAGCAACATCAAGATTTTGGGCAAGCTGCAAAGCGTAGAAGAATCGGTGGCCTGGTTGCAGGAAAATGATCAATCGCTGGACTTGATCTTTTCTGATATTCAGTTGACGGACGGACTGAGTTTCGAAATTTTCCAAAAACACCCGGTCAATATCCCGGTCATTTTTGCGACTGCCTACGATGAATATGCCCTGGATGCCTTCAAGCTCAACAGCATCGATTACTTGCTGAAGCCTGTGACCTTCATGGACCTGTCCAATGCGATCAATAAGCTCAAGACAGTCAAGGAAGAATTTGGGGATACCAGCGAGAAGGTGAAGAAGGTGGTTCAGGATGCGGAAACCAGGAAATACAAAGCCCGATTTATGGTGAAGCTGGGTGAGCACATCCATTCCATACAAACAGAAGATGCCAGTATTTTCTTTGCAGAAGGACGAACTGCGTACCTGGTGACCAATGCCAGCAAGAAATTCATTGTAGATTTTAAACTGGAAGATCTGGAAAACCTCCTGAACCCGGAAACCTTCTTCCGTGTCAACCGGACCTTCATCCTAAACATTCATGCCATCAAAGACGTGTTGGTCTATTCCAACAGCCGTCTAAAAATCACACCCAAAATCGAATTCGATCAGGAAATTATCGTAAGCCGAGAACGAGTCGCTGCTTTTAAGGATTGGTTTGGTGGTACCTAG
- a CDS encoding histidine kinase has translation MKKLFIHNLLFRLIGPIFIGLVIYLLILLINNSIGQLDELFASTEVYLCIVLVYLILELVRFAMIVVERRTESWSFNRQVLAQLLVAMACMAFVVYMVVEAYFSQVLGYNPSAAEFNIFLGIYGFMVMMYLTLHFSHLFLYKENKMKFEEEEILKESLEFEFRNFKRGMNPNLLLESLESLIAISDEQIDSADELIDELSVVYRYILSSNRSELASLQEELNAVQHLINLFWYQGIDVDFKQNAFGDALCVPGTLLTIVEWLIRASIHSSIQSLEVEIVIHEDDLVLVSTRKEKLSPPVLDIADIKRAYEFYTEKKIRFSSNAEITEIRIPILIPTEPEMA, from the coding sequence ATGAAAAAGCTCTTTATCCATAACCTGCTGTTCCGGCTCATTGGCCCGATTTTCATCGGGTTGGTGATCTATTTACTCATTCTGCTGATCAATAATTCCATTGGACAGTTAGATGAATTGTTTGCCAGTACGGAGGTCTATCTCTGTATTGTGCTGGTTTATCTGATCCTGGAGTTGGTCCGGTTCGCCATGATAGTCGTTGAGCGACGGACAGAAAGCTGGTCTTTTAACAGACAAGTCCTTGCGCAGCTTCTGGTGGCCATGGCTTGTATGGCGTTCGTCGTTTACATGGTGGTGGAAGCGTACTTCAGCCAGGTTTTGGGGTATAACCCAAGTGCGGCGGAGTTCAATATTTTCCTGGGTATTTATGGTTTCATGGTGATGATGTACCTCACGCTTCACTTTAGCCATCTTTTCCTATACAAGGAAAACAAGATGAAGTTCGAAGAAGAAGAAATCCTGAAAGAAAGCCTTGAGTTTGAATTCCGGAACTTCAAGCGGGGGATGAACCCTAATCTATTATTAGAAAGTTTAGAATCTTTGATCGCCATCAGTGATGAACAAATCGATTCTGCAGACGAATTGATCGATGAGCTTTCCGTGGTTTATCGCTACATCTTAAGCAGTAACCGTTCAGAACTGGCCTCCTTACAAGAGGAATTGAATGCAGTACAACACCTGATCAATTTATTTTGGTACCAGGGCATTGATGTGGATTTCAAGCAAAATGCCTTTGGAGACGCGTTGTGTGTTCCCGGGACTTTGTTGACCATTGTCGAGTGGCTGATCCGGGCGTCTATCCATTCCAGCATACAATCACTGGAGGTCGAGATTGTGATCCATGAAGATGACCTGGTGTTGGTGAGTACAAGAAAAGAAAAGCTTTCACCACCGGTGCTGGATATTGCTGATATTAAGCGAGCCTACGAATTCTACACCGAAAAGAAAATACGGTTTTCATCAAACGCTGAGATTACCGAAATTCGCATTCCAATTTTAATTCCAACCGAACCAGAGATGGCATGA
- a CDS encoding histidine kinase — protein sequence MQNILTHTNLALRNFFAAAFVGMALGLLLYSYLSFSEVLLPDLTFESGVYSALVGLLVALGSHTMNLLLNKFIPWRKNLGGRFIVGIIGSLILIWALVVMPFQIFVSDDYETLVKLDIILLLITLIYNVIYFAVYSYYQFSTAQLQFVENERRQMALQLDALRSQLSPHFLFNCLNTISSLLYKDLNKAEDFIRQLATTYQFTLDTQKQPIIPLEKELDFVRAYKYLLNVRFENLVQIKIELSDRALNTVIPPMTIQLLVENAVKHNVISKDNQLRIHVYNSGNWLVISNNKTKKPAKTTSFRIGLENIKNRYMLLNKKDIQVKDEEEFSILLPLLRL from the coding sequence GTGCAAAACATCCTCACCCATACTAACCTGGCTTTGAGAAATTTCTTTGCAGCAGCATTCGTGGGCATGGCTCTGGGGCTACTCTTGTACAGCTACCTTTCGTTTAGCGAAGTACTGCTCCCGGACCTTACCTTCGAAAGTGGCGTTTACAGTGCTCTGGTGGGACTTTTGGTGGCGCTGGGCTCACACACGATGAACTTATTGCTCAACAAGTTCATCCCCTGGCGCAAAAATCTTGGTGGCCGATTCATCGTGGGAATCATTGGCTCGCTGATTTTGATTTGGGCATTGGTGGTGATGCCCTTCCAAATTTTTGTGTCGGACGATTACGAGACCCTGGTCAAACTTGACATTATTCTGCTTTTGATCACACTTATCTATAATGTGATCTACTTTGCCGTATATTCTTATTATCAATTCTCCACTGCTCAATTGCAGTTTGTAGAAAACGAACGAAGACAGATGGCTTTGCAATTAGATGCACTGAGAAGTCAATTGAGCCCGCATTTCCTATTCAATTGCCTGAACACCATTTCTTCCTTGCTGTACAAAGACTTGAATAAGGCCGAAGATTTCATTCGCCAATTGGCGACTACCTATCAATTTACCTTAGATACCCAAAAACAGCCGATTATTCCCCTGGAAAAGGAGCTGGATTTCGTCCGAGCTTATAAATACCTTCTCAACGTACGTTTCGAAAATCTGGTACAGATCAAGATTGAGTTATCGGATCGGGCGTTGAACACGGTGATCCCGCCGATGACCATTCAGCTGCTCGTGGAAAATGCAGTGAAACACAATGTGATCTCAAAAGATAATCAGTTGCGAATTCACGTGTACAATTCTGGAAACTGGTTGGTCATAAGCAATAATAAAACCAAGAAACCGGCAAAGACCACTTCATTCAGGATTGGACTCGAAAACATCAAGAACCGGTACATGCTCCTGAACAAAAAAGACATTCAGGTGAAGGATGAAGAAGAATTTTCTATTTTGTTACCCCTGCTACGGTTATGA
- a CDS encoding LytTR family DNA-binding domain-containing protein produces MDVLSMVKKQLNTREWLLALTSGGFMFVVLYLYNAFNIQTGTSYSGHSLLFRSICFGLITFLSVGAQEWWIRQRLIIDSRKKRAIWYAIEILVTAHLVYLLFNYFWAWKEWYWISYGLMMIEVPMVLVIPISVVSILFKEPKTELDLLVLKAEGGKVSLAIKPQDLLFIKAEENYVNIHHLINGQVEKQLIRKTMKEILQELRDQPNMVRCHRSYLINRTKILRLVQSPKKLELDLGFNSIIPVSKTYQEEVLKSVEE; encoded by the coding sequence ATGGACGTATTATCTATGGTCAAAAAGCAACTCAATACCCGGGAATGGCTGTTGGCACTTACTTCAGGTGGATTCATGTTTGTCGTACTGTATTTATACAATGCCTTTAATATTCAGACAGGCACTTCCTATTCAGGGCATTCGCTCCTGTTCCGATCTATTTGCTTTGGTTTGATCACTTTTCTGTCTGTAGGAGCACAAGAATGGTGGATCCGACAGAGGTTAATCATCGATTCCAGAAAGAAGAGAGCAATTTGGTATGCAATAGAGATATTAGTCACAGCCCATTTAGTCTATCTCCTTTTCAATTATTTCTGGGCCTGGAAGGAATGGTATTGGATCAGTTACGGTCTGATGATGATAGAAGTACCCATGGTATTGGTGATCCCCATTTCAGTAGTATCCATTCTTTTCAAAGAACCAAAAACTGAATTGGACCTTCTCGTTCTGAAAGCTGAGGGTGGTAAAGTTTCTTTGGCCATCAAACCACAAGACTTGCTTTTCATCAAGGCAGAAGAGAATTATGTTAACATCCATCATTTGATCAATGGGCAGGTAGAAAAACAACTGATCCGCAAAACCATGAAGGAGATTCTACAAGAACTGCGTGATCAACCAAACATGGTCAGGTGCCACCGCAGCTATTTGATCAATCGCACCAAAATTCTTCGGCTGGTTCAATCACCGAAAAAACTCGAACTAGACCTGGGGTTCAATTCGATCATTCCCGTTTCCAAGACCTATCAGGAAGAGGTGTTGAAGTCGGTAGAGGAGTGA